A single region of the Plasmodium malariae genome assembly, chromosome: 7 genome encodes:
- the PmUG01_07051300 gene encoding fam-l protein, with translation MDERKKLLFLINFAMFIFLSWIGNFTNENYKAVKKLDTRIYRLLTKYRKNINSCMLGLREVIPYNVENEKTNICNNVKRDISKNSKSNGCSLKNEESHKLDKKSKSCIFETKKYSRLEKKIFKELDYENFLKNNRTISDKLYKRIVVKKYGLRLLLPFLLFFLLLLSLILDYSGGTGLLSGLREVLNTFAPSFWRTLGPKLSILLGESWSKTLKPLFEASVWKDSQWKKEIYVSSNLFGFIIYFIPFIILGVTLITGVIYYHKKVKKFEKIKFRKKYNA, from the exons atgGATGAAAGGAagaaattattgtttttaattaattttgcgatgtttatttttttatcttggATAGGAAACTTCACAA atgaaaattacaaagctgttaaaaaattagatacaAGAATTTATCGATTACTAACAAAATATaggaaaaacataaattcaTGTATGTTAGGATTAAGAGAAGTGATACCATATAATGTAGAGaacgaaaaaacaaatatatgtaataatgtGAAGAGAGACATAtcaaaaaatagtaaatcaAATGGatgttctttaaaaaatgaggaaAGTCATAAActagataaaaaaagtaaatcttgtatttttgaaacaaaaaaatattcccgtctggaaaaaaaaatattcaaagaacttgattatgagaattttcttaaaaataataggaCAATTAgtgataaattatataagagAATAGTAGTTAAAAAATACGGACTACGATTACTCCTACCTTTCTTActctttttcttattattattatcactaATATTAGACTATTCTGGTGGTACAGGACTTTTAAGTGGATTGCGTGAGGTATTGAATACCTTCGCCCCAAGTTTTTGGAGAACGTTAGGACCAAAATTGAGTATACTTTTAGGGGAATCTTGGTCGAAAACGTTAAAACCGCTTTTCGAAGCGTCAGTATGGAAGGACAGTCAGTGGAAAAAGGAAATCTATGTATCGTCCAATTTATTtggttttataatatatttcatacctttcattatattagGTGTCACACTTATAACAGGAGTTATTTActatcataaaaaagttaaaaaatttgaaaaaattaagtttagGAAGAAATATAATGCATAG
- the PmUG01_07051400 gene encoding fam-l protein, which yields MERKIKTLLFIKIYAFVFLSWICHFYIYMSKQNKYLVACYNHHRKIYARNYRLLAKYKQDKDSIIVCLEKEIPNRVNDKKNISNSKKLLSREKKQSNGSFPINVRGHKKNMKNKSCIFLTKQHSHMEKKIFKELDYVDFLKNNRTISDNTYKKIIYKKCGLRFALPIFLLLVLSISFMLDNFWGYGVFYGFFRLIRTYSGGGWMKELTSKLWHSPFRWLFVSQNALKKPGCTSGKICINGNMVAESFCGFFIYFVPFIILGIILILGVVYYHKKVKKYEKIKFKNR from the exons ATGGAACGAAAAATTAAGACActgttatttattaaaatttatgcttttgtgtttttaagttggatatgtcatttttacatttatatg AGTAAGCAAAACAAATATTTGGTTGCGTGCTACAATCAtcatagaaaaatatatgcaagaAACTATCGTTTACTGGCGAAATATAAACAGGATAAGGATTCAATTATTGTATgtttagaaaaagaaataccaAATAGAGTaaacgataaaaaaaatatatctaatagtaaaaaattgcTCTCAAGAGAAAAGAAACAGTCAAACGGAAGTTTCCCAATAAATGTAAGAggccataaaaaaaatatgaaaaataaatcttgtatatttttaactaaaCAACATTCtcatatggaaaaaaaaatattcaaagagcTTGATTATGtagattttcttaaaaacaacAGAACAATAAGTGAtaatacttataaaaaaataatatataaaaaatgcgGATTGCGATTTGCTTTACCTATATTTCTACTTTTAGTCTTATCAATATCATTCATGTTAGATAATTTTTGGGGATATGGGGTGTTTTATGGTTTTTTTAGATTAATAAGAACGTACTCAGGAGGCGGATGGATGAAAGAATTAACTTCAAAGTTGTGGCATTCCCCTTTTAGATGGTTATTTGTAAGTCAAAATGCGCTTAAGAAACCAGGTTGTACATCTGGAAAAATCTGTATAAATGGAAATATGGTTGCAGAAAGTTTTTGtggattttttatatattttgtaccttttattatattaggtATCATACTTATTTTAGGGGTTGTTTATTACCATAAGaaggttaaaaaatatgaaaaaattaagtttaaaaatagataa